A genomic segment from Desulfobulbaceae bacterium encodes:
- the ftsA gene encoding cell division protein FtsA — protein sequence MGQDQTELIVGLDIGTTKICAIVGEASGNKVDIVGVGIHPSIGLRKGVVVNIESTVRSITKAVEEAEMMAGCEITTVYVGIAGSHIKGFNSHGLIAIQHDEICRNDIERVVEAARAVPIPPDQKIIHVLPQNFTVDDHTGIQDPNGMTGVRLEANVHIVTGSATAIHNIVKCCNRAGLEVASVVLEPLASATAVLTNEEMELGVGLLDIGGGTSDLAIFSEGAIKHTYVLGLGGQNLTNDLSIGLRTPMKEAEQLKEIYGCALSSMIDKDQSIEVPSVGGRTPRKLSRKVMGEILEPRIEEMLSLVNREMNMIAQNETRYKDYATSGLVLTGGTALLENIQELAEQIFDLPVRIGVPFGIGGVTDIVKTPQCATGVGLVKYGIGKKDEFAQRRKNKKMMGKFSSQIKGIFGKMF from the coding sequence GCGAAGCTTCAGGCAACAAAGTTGATATCGTGGGTGTAGGGATACATCCATCAATCGGTCTCAGGAAAGGCGTTGTTGTTAATATTGAAAGTACAGTCAGATCAATTACCAAGGCTGTTGAAGAAGCTGAGATGATGGCTGGTTGTGAGATTACAACTGTATATGTCGGTATTGCTGGTAGTCATATTAAGGGTTTCAACAGTCATGGGCTTATAGCAATTCAGCACGATGAAATTTGCCGGAATGATATTGAAAGGGTGGTTGAGGCAGCCAGAGCTGTTCCAATACCACCCGATCAGAAAATTATCCATGTGCTGCCTCAGAATTTTACTGTCGATGACCACACTGGAATTCAAGACCCCAATGGCATGACCGGGGTCAGGTTGGAAGCAAATGTCCATATTGTGACTGGATCAGCAACGGCCATTCATAACATAGTAAAGTGCTGCAATCGGGCAGGCTTGGAAGTTGCCAGCGTAGTTTTGGAGCCCCTTGCTTCAGCTACTGCAGTTTTAACCAACGAGGAGATGGAGCTAGGTGTTGGGCTTCTTGATATCGGCGGTGGAACATCTGATCTGGCGATCTTTTCAGAGGGCGCCATTAAACATACCTATGTTCTGGGGCTGGGCGGTCAAAATCTGACTAATGATCTGTCTATAGGGCTTCGTACCCCCATGAAGGAAGCTGAACAACTCAAAGAAATATATGGCTGCGCACTGTCATCGATGATTGATAAAGATCAGTCTATTGAGGTGCCCAGTGTGGGAGGGCGTACCCCACGAAAGCTTTCCCGCAAGGTTATGGGGGAAATTCTTGAGCCGCGAATTGAAGAGATGCTGAGTCTGGTCAACAGAGAGATGAATATGATAGCTCAGAATGAAACGCGTTATAAGGATTATGCCACCTCGGGCCTTGTTCTTACCGGTGGCACTGCTTTGTTAGAGAATATTCAGGAGCTGGCCGAGCAGATATTTGATCTGCCGGTGAGGATAGGTGTACCTTTCGGTATTGGTGGAGTGACAGATATAGTAAAAACACCACAATGTGCTACCGGAGTGGGGTTGGTTAAGTATGGTATTGGCAAAAAAGATGAGTTTGCCCAGAGAAGAAAAAATAAAAAAATGATGGGTAAATTTAGTAGCCAAATCAAAGGTATTTTCGGTAAGATGTTCTAA